In Allocoprobacillus halotolerans, a genomic segment contains:
- the rpmE gene encoding 50S ribosomal protein L31, giving the protein MKKGIHPDYKKVKVICTSCGAEFESGSILNEIRVDTCSNCHPFYTGKQRFASADGRVEKFNKKYGLK; this is encoded by the coding sequence ATGAAAAAAGGAATTCATCCAGATTATAAAAAAGTAAAAGTAATCTGCACATCTTGTGGAGCTGAATTTGAAAGTGGATCAATTTTAAATGAAATTCGTGTTGATACATGTTCAAATTGTCATCCATTCTATACAGGAAAACAAAGATTTGCAAGTGCTGATGGACGTGTAGAAAAATTCAATAAAAAATACGGACTTAAATAA
- a CDS encoding MATE family efflux transporter, which yields MEDNKMGTMPVNKLLISMSLPMMISMLVQALYNIVDSVFVAQISENALTAVSLAFPLQNLMIAFAGGTAVGVNALLSRSLGEKNQNHVNQTALNAIFIFLITTLVFMIGGLTLSHTFFTVQTQNSEIVTAGTQYAMIVTGCSIGLFCQFLFERLLQATGRTLFTMFTQGLGAIINIILDPIFIFGLFGVPKMGVAGAAIATVIGQIIACLLALFFNLRFNHDIQFYFRQFKPNLHIIKQIYSVGIPSIIMQSIGSIMTFGMNTILIQFSTTATAVFGVYFKLQSFVFMPIFGLNNGMIPIIAYNLGAKQKNRMLKTIRLAMMYAIGLMVIGVIVFESIPEILLGFFNASDAMIEIGTPALRIIAIHFVLAGYSIVCSAVFQAVGKGTYSLLSSLIRQLFVLLPCAFVLSLFGQLNLIWLAFPIAELVAVIISTILFNRIKKQLDALMPS from the coding sequence GTGGAAGATAATAAAATGGGTACTATGCCCGTTAATAAGCTTTTAATTTCAATGTCTTTACCAATGATGATTTCAATGCTTGTTCAGGCATTGTATAATATTGTTGATAGTGTGTTTGTGGCACAAATAAGCGAGAATGCATTGACTGCTGTATCTCTCGCTTTCCCTTTGCAAAATTTAATGATTGCTTTTGCAGGAGGAACAGCTGTTGGTGTGAATGCTTTATTATCAAGAAGTTTAGGTGAAAAGAATCAAAATCATGTCAATCAGACTGCTTTGAATGCCATTTTTATTTTCTTAATAACAACGCTTGTATTTATGATTGGTGGTTTAACACTTTCTCATACTTTCTTTACTGTTCAAACACAAAACAGTGAAATTGTCACAGCTGGAACACAATATGCCATGATTGTAACAGGATGTTCTATTGGTTTATTTTGTCAATTTCTATTTGAACGTTTATTACAAGCCACAGGACGTACATTATTTACAATGTTTACACAAGGATTAGGAGCTATCATCAATATTATTCTCGATCCAATTTTTATTTTTGGATTATTTGGTGTACCTAAAATGGGTGTAGCTGGAGCTGCTATAGCTACAGTTATCGGACAAATCATTGCCTGTTTATTAGCTTTATTTTTTAATCTTCGCTTTAATCACGATATTCAATTTTATTTTCGTCAATTTAAACCGAATTTACATATTATTAAACAAATTTATTCTGTTGGTATTCCTTCCATTATTATGCAATCTATTGGAAGTATCATGACTTTTGGTATGAATACGATTTTAATTCAATTTTCAACAACAGCCACAGCTGTATTTGGTGTTTACTTTAAACTTCAAAGCTTTGTATTTATGCCAATCTTTGGTTTAAATAATGGTATGATTCCGATTATTGCTTACAACTTAGGAGCCAAACAAAAAAACCGTATGTTAAAAACGATTCGTTTAGCAATGATGTATGCAATTGGATTAATGGTAATCGGTGTGATTGTTTTTGAATCTATTCCTGAAATCTTACTTGGCTTTTTTAATGCTTCTGATGCAATGATTGAGATTGGAACACCAGCTTTAAGAATCATTGCGATTCACTTTGTATTAGCAGGATATTCAATTGTATGTAGTGCTGTTTTCCAAGCTGTTGGTAAAGGAACATATAGTTTATTATCTTCATTAATTCGTCAATTATTTGTTTTATTACCTTGTGCTTTTGTTCTTTCTTTATTTGGACAATTAAATCTGATATGGTTAGCTTTTCCAATCGCAGAACTCGTCGCTGTGATTATTTCAACCATCTTATTTAATCGTATTAAAAAACAACTTGATGCACTCATGCCATCTTAA
- a CDS encoding AAA family ATPase codes for MPRIITIAREYGSGGRLIAQRVAEKLGIFYYDNEIIDLAARELGFDVDTIRRVSEEKSSSFMYTLSSTAFTLPLNDQVFAMQSKIIRHIAQNDTCIIVSGCADYILEDFDDVLTIFIHAPFESRVRRVKEDYKEEHDDYKKFVMKKDKARSNYYNYYTTKKWGQLKNFDLTINSDFGIEEVADIIVALYQKGEQRGR; via the coding sequence ATGCCTAGAATTATTACAATAGCAAGAGAATATGGATCTGGTGGTCGTTTAATTGCTCAACGTGTTGCTGAAAAACTAGGAATATTTTATTATGATAATGAAATTATTGATCTGGCAGCAAGAGAATTAGGATTTGATGTAGATACTATTCGTAGAGTATCAGAAGAAAAATCATCAAGTTTTATGTATACTTTATCTTCAACAGCATTTACTTTACCATTGAACGATCAAGTCTTTGCTATGCAATCTAAGATTATTCGTCATATTGCTCAAAATGATACTTGTATTATTGTCAGTGGCTGTGCTGATTATATTTTGGAAGATTTTGATGATGTTTTAACTATCTTTATTCATGCACCATTTGAATCAAGAGTTAGACGTGTCAAAGAAGATTACAAAGAAGAACATGATGATTATAAGAAATTTGTTATGAAAAAGGATAAAGCTAGAAGTAATTATTATAATTACTATACAACAAAAAAATGGGGTCAGTTAAAGAATTTTGATTTAACGATCAATAGTGATTTTGGTATTGAAGAAGTAGCTGATATTATCGTTGCGTTATATCAAAAAGGAGAACAACGTGGAAGATAA
- a CDS encoding MBL fold metallo-hydrolase, whose protein sequence is MEFHVLASGSKGNATFIYDQQCGILIDCGITRKQLLFKLNQLGFQQEDITYVFLTHDHYDHNKNIHIFDAGKVYSAKKNIQDLDEYHTLVPYTHRQFGVFDVLTLRTSHDASDPIGFVISSGNEKLLYMTDTGYVSQKNRQYMKNLDYYIIESNHDIEMLMATKRPMFLKNRILNDMGHLNNEYSAHLMCEMIGENTKEIVLAHLSQEANTKEIALATYQRIFNEEQIVFSNIKVASQIDVVSGGNYEN, encoded by the coding sequence ATGGAATTTCATGTTTTAGCAAGTGGATCAAAAGGTAATGCAACATTTATATATGATCAACAATGTGGGATATTGATTGATTGTGGTATTACCAGAAAACAGCTTTTATTTAAATTAAATCAGTTAGGATTTCAACAAGAGGATATTACTTATGTCTTTTTGACACATGATCATTATGATCACAATAAAAATATTCATATTTTTGATGCTGGTAAAGTATATAGTGCTAAGAAGAATATTCAAGATTTAGATGAATATCATACATTAGTTCCTTATACTCACCGTCAATTTGGTGTTTTTGATGTTTTGACATTAAGAACTTCTCATGATGCCAGTGATCCCATTGGTTTTGTCATAAGCAGTGGCAATGAAAAATTATTGTATATGACGGATACAGGATACGTTTCTCAAAAAAATAGACAATATATGAAAAACTTAGATTATTATATTATTGAAAGTAATCATGATATTGAAATGTTAATGGCTACCAAAAGACCAATGTTTCTAAAAAATCGTATTTTGAATGATATGGGGCATTTAAATAATGAATATAGTGCACATTTAATGTGTGAAATGATAGGGGAAAACACGAAGGAAATTGTATTAGCGCATTTATCTCAAGAAGCCAATACGAAAGAGATTGCATTAGCAACATATCAAAGAATATTCAATGAAGAACAGATTGTTTTTTCAAATATTAAAGTTGCGAGTCAAATTGATGTTGTATCTGGAGGAAACTATGAAAATTAA
- the rlmH gene encoding 23S rRNA (pseudouridine(1915)-N(3))-methyltransferase RlmH, with protein sequence MKIKLICVGKLKEKYLHDGIKEYLKRLSAYSDVEVIEVADERIPDHPSLAQETIVKSKEGRRILDKVKQDDYMILLDVQGKEVDSVQFAKHIENCMLNGKSTIDFVIGGSLGHGEDVLTRANVRISFSPMTFPHQLMRLILVEQIYRAFKIMKKETYHK encoded by the coding sequence ATGAAAATTAAATTAATTTGTGTTGGAAAATTAAAAGAAAAATATTTACATGATGGAATTAAAGAATATTTAAAAAGATTATCAGCTTATAGTGATGTAGAAGTCATTGAAGTAGCTGATGAAAGAATACCTGATCATCCTTCATTAGCTCAGGAAACAATTGTGAAATCAAAAGAAGGACGACGTATTTTAGATAAAGTTAAACAAGATGATTATATGATTTTATTAGATGTACAAGGAAAAGAAGTTGATTCTGTTCAATTTGCTAAGCATATTGAAAATTGTATGTTGAATGGAAAGAGTACGATTGATTTTGTGATTGGAGGATCATTAGGACATGGAGAAGATGTTTTAACAAGAGCTAATGTCCGTATAAGTTTTTCACCAATGACTTTTCCTCATCAGTTAATGCGTTTAATTTTGGTGGAACAAATTTATCGTGCCTTTAAAATTATGAAAAAAGAAACTTATCATAAGTAA